tgatataCACACAAAAACATGTATGTGTacaaattaatagataatttgCAAATTAGATAAGAAAATGTTAAGTTATTGGATCAAAATGCTATATACAATTACCAAGTTTGTAAGCATGATGTTTTTGAACCTAAAACAGATAAACTAACAACAgtttgatttggacattaatacCACTTGACCTATTAATATTATGATACTAAAGAAATCCTATTAGATTTATAATGTATTTTGATTTAtgcttatatattatataagcattTTACGGATACATTAGAGGGAAATTTGTCAGCATTTTAGGCTGCCATTTGTCAGAATTCTAAGCTATTCTCTTTAAGCTTATGCACTTGTATATagtatatattggatattgattttttgtttttggcttttgtttggGGGATTTAGTTAAGTTTCTACGGTTAAGTTTCCACCCTTTTATCCTTCACTTATATGCTTAAGATAATCGTCTGAGGAACTGTCGTGTAAGTGGTAATTATCTTGCATATGTGatgcataattttttcttcttttttaatccAGAGTGAACAAGGAGTCCAGGGCCGCGGGAGTGCTGGACAATTTTGCTGAGGGGGAGAAGTATTCTGAGCATTTCCTGAGAAAATTTGTCCGCAACAAGTCCCCAGAAATTATGCCATCCATCAACAGCTTCTTCACAGACCCAAGTCGAAACTAAATGCTTGAATAAAAAGAAGCAACTGAGATGTTAATTCTAGACTGGTTGTTTGGTATTGGAAACTCTCTGAAATTTGTGTCCAGTTAATGTGGTTGAACTTATGCCTTGCAGCTTGCAGCTTGCAGGTGGATAATAATATGAATTTGAATCTTATACGAGATGATTAACTTTGTCCTCCTGGATAGTCGGACCTGTTTTGAATGGAATGGTAGCTATTAAGTTCTTTCATATATGTCTATGCTAGTTAGAACATTCAGCATTTGGGGTTTGGGCTGGATTTCTCTCCATCCCTCCCCCAACCAAATTTCTCATTGCTCATGAAGATGGACAGTCTCTGCAGAAGAGTCTCTGGAGACGCATATAGATTTGAAAAATAGCTGCTGACAATATTCAGTTTAAGTTGTTGGCGAAGAGTCTCTTTGGAGATGCCTATGGATCTGGAAAGTAGCTGCTGACAGAATTCGACATAATAAGCATTGATCGCCATCTATGGGGGACAAGTGCAACCACTAAATGAGATGATTCATTGACAATTTGAGGAACGAAATCCGTcttatttttatcataatttatCTGGGTATTGAAGCAACACAAATTGATGTACTACAAGCTGAAATGTGGATCAAAAGGAACCCTAACGTCAACTTGTTTTTTGTCCCCAGAATGCCTGATATGGATAAGAGAGTTTTTCCATTTGAGTTTACACAACTTGGACCATTACTAAGTCATGAAAAATTACAAGACaagatttttccttaattaaaacAACACCGGAAATAATGTTCTCAAAAATCATGGGATTGAAATTCAAGATTTCACATGTAGCCTTATATTCCCACTACTACCGGTGTTCACTTCTCTAAGGTAAAGAGAGCATAAAGAATGTTGGTGCGATCAGCTTTCTTCCACTTGCtggattatttttctttggtgCCAGTGGGGGGGTAACGGAGACCGGAATATTTGCAGCTTTTATCATCATCCGGGTCTCATCAACCGACTTTCAAAGCAACGCTTTATCCCTTGCCCCAATCCCCACCCACCAAAACTAAAGGAGACAATGGGCAAGTGAGAATGCACCCAGTTATGcagttcaaaaaattaattatatcatcTCTAGGCCTAATATGACATTAATAAATTAACTCATACACCAATTCCAAAAGCAGAGGAAATTATTTTCAAACTGCGAACTCATAACTGCAGCTTCTTAGACTGAAACATTCTGTTGGGTCCATCCATCCCCATTCGGAAAGAACTAATtacatttcatttcaaaatacATCAATTTGTTATGCAGCATTGAAGATACGCTTGTAGGTTGATATATCCAAGCCTTTTATCATTCACTAATTTCCATAAGCCAGAAACTTGGAGAAGGGGGCATACAACAACATCTGTGTGGTAACGAGAAATTCAAGGGGCAAAGTGCTCGACATCCATTGAAGGGAAACTAGATTGTGATGTTCTCATTCCTCGAAGCAAACTCTTTGCTGTTTCCTTTTCCTGTAATCAATGGGCAATGAGAAGAGCAAAATTAGtgattcaaattttttatgCGTTCAACAAATTTGTAAGATGGGTTAATTTTTATGGAAACCATAGACAGAAGAGagaacaaaatatattaaaactcaCCGGGCCAGTATAATCCAGAAGACGGGTGCAGTACGCCTCTGATTCCTCAAATCTCTTCTCGGCTTTGTAGTATTTAGCAAGATAAAGAAGGGCTTCTACCATATTTGGTCCTTCCCTCTCTTCAGCTTCCATCCTCTCCAAATCCTTCTTGTAGTAATACGCAGCCTCGTCACGACGCCCAAGCTCACATTGCAATTTTGCTAGTCGGTGAAGGGCAATTGCTTCCCTGTCATCACATTTTACCGCCCTTCTGTAACACTTATCTGCCTCCTCAAGCATGAGAAGCTGATCCGTTTCATAACACTGAGCCATTGCGATCCACACCCGATAATCACTTGGCTGCAAGAATACAGATTTTCGGAAGTAATGGAGAGCATAGTATGGCATGCCCATCATCTCATAAGTTTGCCCTAATCCATACCATGCTCGATAATCACACGGATTTATATCTACAGCCCGTCGATAGGCATCAACAGCAGCTGGAATATTTTTCATCTCAACAAACTCATGACCCATAAGTGTCCACGcagataaataatttttgttcagTTTGAGTGCCCTCCTAAAATACACAACTGACTTCTCATGCTGCCCCTTTAAACTGTAATAGTTCCCAATAATGCAACAAGATTCAGGCCTGTATTTATCAGTCTGAAATACCCTATGTGCAAGGAAACTCAGGGCAGAAAAACACTCTTTTGAATAGAGCACATTGGAATACATATCCATGTCTTCGACTCGAAAAGGATCATTTCTTAGAAGTTCTTCGAATATAGCTTCAACTTGTTCAAATTCCCTTAAACTGTACCGAGCTTTTGCAATTTGAGCCTGGATGTAGTTACTAAAACCAAAAGTTCCCTGTAGACATTCGTATTTTGCTAAAGATTCGTTGTGCATCCTAAGTTCTTGATAAGCACTGGCAAGAAAGAAGTCCTTCATCCAATGGTTATTGAGATTAAGGCTGTTCAAGGTGTCAACTGTCGTGCACAAAGACTGCAGCTCTGACCATGCATTCCAGTTCCAAGGGTAGCTGTTCACAGACTCAACAAGAACTGTACGAGCAAGAGTCTCACTGCCTTTCTCTTTGAGCACAAGACCATACAAGTACAACCCGAAGGGGTCAATTGTGCCATTCTTGCGAAGCGTTGATAACTCGCGCTCCAAAGAGACCAGTTCACGGTTCACGGCATCGCTCTTACCTAAGGGTCCCTCAAGTTctatcatttcttcttctttccgcTTTTCTCCAGCCTTCATGACACAATGAGAATAATGGTATCTATATGAATAAAACTTCTGAAATATAACAGAGATCAAATAGATTATAACCCTTTCTAATAAATTAATGGAGATCATGTCAGTCATGCCAGATTAAAAATGGATCAAAGTAAGCAAACAAAGATGCGTACAACCCCTTTTCTGTCTCACAAGTACCACTatattcttcaattttcttGCAATGTGTATGGCACTATAAATTAACACATTCTTAATGACTTGCTGCTAAGTCTTTTCAGTCTTTTTTGCCGATAGTGCAAAACCATAGGTATTTGATCCAACATAAAATCCTGAAAAGCACCAACCTTCTAATCTTACACATGAATGGGCTTTCATTTCTTCAgcttttttttctctgttctttAATTAGGTGAATTTCATACCTAGATTTCAAAATCAAGTCTTATCTGAACAAAACCTCATTACACCATGATTTTTTCTGGCAACTGAGTCCCATTCTTGCATATTTCAAGCTTTTTGTAGCAACAATCATTATACTCTGACAATGATAACTAAACGCCTCGAAAGACTCTCCTCTACATGCTTTCACCAAAAAcacataagattttttttaaacccatgttaaaaaagaaatattcttttttctatcATACTGAATTAACCAATCTTCCCTTAAACTCACCACAATTGAATCTCAAATAAATTATGTCCCACAGTCAATAAAGAACATCAGGGGAAAACAAGTCTTATTCCTAATGCATCAAAACCCACCATCATTTAATTAGATCGAGAACTAAAACAGAACCAACAGGAACTATACAATGCTTAGAAGAGAATGCAACAAACCAGATAAAGCGCATAGCAACGCAAGAAGACAGATTTCTTCCCAGTTTGGTCTCGAAGCACATGAGAAGCCCTCCTGTACTCCCGGCAGTCAAAGTATGACTTGGCCAGAAGGTAAAAGTCACCAACCACCACCTCGTCCTCCTCCATCACTGGAGTCGACACATATGACACACCGGCAATCGGTGTTGAAGTAATCTCGTTTGTGCGGAATCTCCGGCGAATGCTTGAGCTTCCACGCTGGAATCTGGTGTTTGAAGGCGTGAACTTTGCTGGGTCTTGCTCGATACCCACCAGCTGTTCTGCTGCCCTGCACATACAATGGCGAATCAAAATCCATTGGCAATGAAAATAACCAAATACTGaagataagaaaaacaaaaaatttaaaaatttacaagaaaaaaggtAGCAATATAATTCTGAAAACAAGACTTTTACAACAATTTTGACCTGGGAAGAGAAAAATCTGCACTCAATTTAATTGACTTAGTTCAGTTCGAGCCTCTTATAGGGTTTTGAACCCCCAatacttattttccttttgcccAAGTTGCTCAGTTACCAAATAGAGCATCAAGATAAAAAACTTAACACTAATTAGTGACACAAACACGAAATTCAACCAAAATAGAAGATTAGCTTAAATGAATTAAAGAGATATTAAAGTGGTGCAGATCCATGATTCAGGCTTGCTCAGTATGCATAAAGATCTCGCTTCCAAAAGCAACAATAAAAGCACTTTTcaaacattaaataataataagttcAGAGACAGAGATtgggggtttagggtttggagTATGAGTACCATTTGGAGGCTGAGTAAAGGCCACGATCACTGAGCTGATGAATCGCAGTCCGGAGCTCACTTTTGCAACTCTCTTTCGAACTCATCGATCTCTCTCAGCTTAATTGGTCGCACTCTTCTTCATAAAAATCAAATTGTGGCCGCCTCTAACGTACACCCCGTTTGGCGGTTCGCACTGACCAGCACGTGCCTaggtttttgaaagaaaaagatatttatTTAGTCCCATGGTTTGTAGTTGTATCAAATTGATCTAAAAGTATGGTAGGATGAAGATCAAACTGTATGTGTTATAGCCAGTTCATGCTATCAAAAAATCTTCCGCAGCTGATTATCACTCAAAAGTAAAACACATACTACTGCATCTTCCATCGAATAAGCATTTCATAAATCATAACCAAAGAGTCGAAGTACAGCCCAAGGCTTAAGAAGACATAAACACCAAATATTGATCAATTTTACAGGAAAAATCATCAGTGCTAGCCTCCGCCTCAAAGTGTACATAGTggtattttattgtttttattactaattacaaaaataaacttttGTGGAAAGATGGAAGTGCGAATGAACCCCTCGAAAAACGCTAATCAAGATTTTCGGTTCTAAAGTCACTCTCCAATATTCCTACTCAAATTTATGTTCCTAGATCAGATCTATTGGACAAAGCATAGGATGAGCCTTTTTTTCTGAGCTATAGGATTAATCACTATCTCAAGAAGAAACCAATTGGTAGTgacttcaaaagaaaaaaaacaacccagaaagaaaaagacttaaaataaataaattataaaatgatcGAGAAGGCACAAGTTTTCTCAgatattttctttccttttcatcTATTTTCATGGCAATCAAACAGACTCAAAAGCCAAAGGTATTCTCAAAATCCCACATTTGTAACCGAAACATGTAAGACGGAGAAGACAACACCAGGTCTGGAACTCACAGCCAGGGATTTAATCTCTCAAAACATTCCCCATTAAAgctggataaaaaaaaaaaaaagaagcttacCTTTCggtttggaaaaaagaaagccGAAAGTGGTGGTGGGAGGCGGAGACGCTCCAATGTGCCGATTCAAGAACTGAGGAGGATAGGAGCTCGGGGAGAGGTGCTgtagcgagagagagagagagagggcagTGGAGAAGAATGCTTTGATTGAGCGCCAACCCAAATTTGGATTTGGCACGGtaggttaaaattttatttagattccGCGGATGCATGCTagtttttgtgggttttattcaaaatttaggGATTCAAAAGAGAATCTGAAAGCAATAACAGTGCCCATGATTTGGTTtggcggtttttttttttttttttgtatgttaaGTTGGTTGTTAATGTTAATTGATGActtaaagagaaaacaaaagaataaagttttAACAAATATAGCCTTAAAAATCTTAGGATAAGTTATTTGTTCAAAAAGATTATTGATTTCAACcgtttgataaaaattattagATGCAAAAGTAGTGGTGGAAGCAATCTGTTTTACGGAGAAAAACCTAGGTTGACATGGGCATATACTATAGTGTCAAATACGCAATAGATTCTCAAATCTCTCATAGGATGGCAGTGTTTATACATTGGTAGAGATGCTAATACAGTCCGCCCATCGGCTTGCCCAATTGGCAAAACGTTATTTCATGGATGTTCGGTTGGAGAATTCTCTTGATTGTATCCGTGATGTAATTTGAATTGAGCAAACTGCTCTATCTTTGATTTAGTTCATGGTAATCagtctattattattattatatatattattagatgcACATATGAATTTACGTCATAACCAATCATCAATTGATACATAAAATAattgatgagtttttttttttttttttgtaaatttattgttttattataaattgaagaacaaaaaacaaaagaaaaatatgagtCACCCCTCATATGTCGAAGAACGATTGGTAGTGAAGGGAGATTGTCACTCAATCTCCCATAAGAGCATTCACGTCCGGCTTAGTAAAagtttagctaaatttagccaaaatattacttttttatattttagctatcaacttttttaaaatacttacaTCCGGTTTAGCATTTTAACtattaacttttaatattttatttaaattttattttttattctttacgTAGTTCTACAAGTGAAGAGAGAgaagtttaaatgatttttaattaaataagagataatgaaataatttttttattaataaaattatagattGTTAAGCTGCAATGCTTAACAACTTTGTTGAGCACTGTACCTCTTCAGCAAACTAGTGACTATTGACTAGTTTGCTGAGCAGGATGGAGAGTATTTTTAACACTATAGCTCaacaaaatagttaaaatattattttgttgtgtcGGATGCAAATAAGATGGGAAAGAGAGAATCGGGGCCATCTCCGGTGAGGAAGATGCTACCGCTCACCAAGTGGGGAACAAATGAGAGATTATTCGTCGCTAGGGGTGGTCATCCCTCGTTGAAGGGGATCAACCACTTTCTTTATGAAGGAATGTTGCCCTTCAATAGTTGAAGGCAGATCGGCCGCCTCTTCTGAC
This genomic interval from Corylus avellana chromosome ca3, CavTom2PMs-1.0 contains the following:
- the LOC132173732 gene encoding uncharacterized protein LOC132173732; protein product: MASSTPSRWLRPEVYPLFAAVGVAVGICGFQLIRNICINPEVRVNKESRAAGVLDNFAEGEKYSEHFLRKFVRNKSPEIMPSINSFFTDPSRN
- the LOC132173730 gene encoding anaphase-promoting complex subunit 8, producing MSSKESCKSELRTAIHQLSDRGLYSASKWAAEQLVGIEQDPAKFTPSNTRFQRGSSSIRRRFRTNEITSTPIAGVSYVSTPVMEEDEVVVGDFYLLAKSYFDCREYRRASHVLRDQTGKKSVFLRCYALYLAGEKRKEEEMIELEGPLGKSDAVNRELVSLERELSTLRKNGTIDPFGLYLYGLVLKEKGSETLARTVLVESVNSYPWNWNAWSELQSLCTTVDTLNSLNLNNHWMKDFFLASAYQELRMHNESLAKYECLQGTFGFSNYIQAQIAKARYSLREFEQVEAIFEELLRNDPFRVEDMDMYSNVLYSKECFSALSFLAHRVFQTDKYRPESCCIIGNYYSLKGQHEKSVVYFRRALKLNKNYLSAWTLMGHEFVEMKNIPAAVDAYRRAVDINPCDYRAWYGLGQTYEMMGMPYYALHYFRKSVFLQPSDYRVWIAMAQCYETDQLLMLEEADKCYRRAVKCDDREAIALHRLAKLQCELGRRDEAAYYYKKDLERMEAEEREGPNMVEALLYLAKYYKAEKRFEESEAYCTRLLDYTGPEKETAKSLLRGMRTSQSSFPSMDVEHFAP